In a genomic window of Streptomyces pristinaespiralis:
- a CDS encoding class I adenylate-forming enzyme family protein, producing the protein MTSIYAAKPWLSQLSDAQRAPIDPPPTVLHAFRAAVGRAPGHPALAYFDGRLTYRETDELSDSVAGHLAARGISRGDRVAIMLQNTPHFVIALLGAWKAGATVVPLNPMYKSGEVAHVLADAEVGALICSDRAWEGYLRDCAAASPVRVALTACELDLQTRDDERVLGFGRTAPADDADDLLAVARQGLPAPAERELAATDVALISYTSGTSGTPKGAMNLHGGITYNAERQRTGHPVPEGACYFVLAPLFHITGMVCQLAVCVANAGTLALAYRFEAGVVLDAFLEHRPAYTVGPSTAFMALGAHPSATPEHFASFRVISSGGAPVPPALVEKFRAGFGPYIRNGYGLTECTAPCAAVPPEKEAPVDPASGTLSVGLPGPDTVVRIIDDNGRDVPFGEQGEIAVSGPQVVPGYWRLPEATAEAFPDGELRTGDIGFMDADGWLYVVDRKKDMINASGFKVWPREVEDVLYTHPAVREAAVVGIPDAYRGESVKAFVSLRPGAVAEPEEISAYCAERLAAYKYPREVEVLPELPKTTSGKILRRELRSPA; encoded by the coding sequence ATGACCTCCATATACGCCGCCAAGCCCTGGCTCTCCCAGCTCAGCGACGCCCAACGGGCGCCGATCGACCCGCCCCCGACCGTGCTGCATGCCTTCCGCGCCGCCGTCGGCAGAGCACCCGGGCACCCCGCGCTCGCCTACTTCGACGGGCGCCTGACCTACCGCGAGACCGACGAGCTTTCCGACTCCGTCGCCGGGCACCTCGCCGCCCGCGGGATCTCCCGCGGCGACCGGGTCGCGATCATGCTCCAGAACACCCCGCACTTCGTGATCGCCCTCCTCGGCGCGTGGAAGGCCGGAGCCACCGTCGTCCCCCTCAACCCGATGTACAAGTCGGGCGAGGTCGCGCACGTCCTCGCCGACGCCGAAGTCGGTGCGCTGATCTGCTCCGACCGCGCCTGGGAGGGATACCTGCGCGACTGTGCCGCCGCGTCGCCGGTACGGGTGGCCCTCACCGCCTGCGAGCTCGACCTGCAGACGCGGGACGACGAACGGGTCCTCGGCTTCGGGCGCACCGCGCCCGCCGACGACGCCGACGACCTCCTCGCCGTCGCCCGGCAGGGGCTTCCGGCGCCGGCGGAGCGCGAACTCGCGGCCACCGACGTCGCGCTGATCAGCTACACGTCCGGCACCAGCGGCACCCCCAAGGGCGCCATGAACCTGCACGGCGGCATCACCTACAACGCGGAACGCCAGCGCACCGGCCACCCCGTGCCCGAAGGCGCCTGCTACTTCGTGCTCGCTCCGCTGTTCCACATCACCGGCATGGTCTGCCAGCTCGCCGTCTGCGTCGCGAACGCGGGCACCCTGGCGCTCGCCTACCGCTTCGAAGCCGGTGTCGTCCTCGACGCGTTCCTCGAGCACCGCCCCGCGTACACGGTCGGCCCCTCGACCGCCTTCATGGCCCTCGGCGCCCACCCCTCCGCCACTCCGGAGCACTTCGCGTCCTTCCGGGTGATCTCCTCCGGCGGGGCGCCCGTGCCGCCCGCGCTCGTGGAGAAGTTCAGGGCGGGCTTCGGCCCTTACATCCGCAACGGGTACGGGCTCACCGAGTGCACCGCGCCCTGTGCCGCCGTGCCCCCGGAGAAGGAGGCCCCCGTCGACCCGGCCTCCGGCACCCTCTCCGTCGGACTCCCCGGTCCCGACACGGTCGTACGGATCATCGACGACAACGGCCGGGACGTGCCCTTCGGTGAGCAGGGCGAGATCGCGGTGTCCGGCCCGCAGGTGGTGCCCGGCTACTGGCGGCTCCCCGAGGCCACCGCGGAAGCCTTCCCGGACGGCGAACTGCGCACCGGCGACATCGGCTTCATGGACGCGGACGGCTGGCTCTACGTCGTCGACCGCAAGAAGGACATGATCAACGCGTCCGGCTTCAAGGTCTGGCCGCGCGAGGTCGAGGACGTCCTCTACACCCACCCCGCCGTCCGCGAGGCGGCCGTCGTGGGCATACCCGACGCCTACCGCGGGGAGAGCGTGAAGGCCTTCGTCAGCCTGCGGCCCGGGGCCGTGGCGGAACCGGAAGAGATCTCCGCGTACTGCGCCGAGCGGCTGGCCGCCTACAAGTACCCCCGCGAAGTCGAGGTCCTGCCGGAGCTCCCCAAGACGACAAGTGGGAAGATCCTCAGGCGGGAGCTGCGTTCCCCCGCGTAG
- a CDS encoding TetR/AcrR family transcriptional regulator, with amino-acid sequence MARTTDGDGTPVPQRLLAAATRLFAERGYDRTSVQEIVEAAGVTKGALYHYFGSKEDLLHEVYARVLRVQQQRLDAYADADEPVERRLRGAAADVVVTTIENLDDADIFFRSMHHLSPEKHKQVRAERRRYHERFRALVEEGQQAGVFSSATPADLVVDYHFGSIHHLSTWYRPDGPLTKQQVADHLADLLLRALRP; translated from the coding sequence ATGGCCAGGACGACGGACGGGGACGGCACCCCCGTCCCGCAGAGGCTGCTGGCCGCCGCCACCCGCCTCTTCGCCGAACGCGGCTACGACCGCACATCGGTGCAGGAGATCGTGGAAGCGGCCGGCGTCACCAAGGGTGCGCTGTACCACTACTTCGGTTCCAAGGAGGACCTCCTCCACGAGGTCTACGCCCGCGTGCTCCGTGTCCAGCAGCAACGGCTCGACGCCTACGCGGACGCCGACGAGCCCGTGGAGAGAAGGCTGCGCGGGGCGGCGGCGGACGTCGTCGTCACCACGATCGAGAACCTCGACGACGCGGACATCTTCTTCCGGTCCATGCACCACCTGAGCCCGGAGAAGCACAAGCAGGTGCGCGCGGAACGCCGCCGCTACCACGAGCGCTTCCGCGCGCTGGTGGAGGAGGGGCAGCAGGCCGGAGTCTTCTCCTCGGCCACCCCGGCGGACCTGGTGGTCGACTACCACTTCGGCTCGATCCACCACCTGTCGACCTGGTACCGCCCGGACGGCCCCCTGACGAAGCAGCAGGTTGCGGACCACCTGGCGGACCTGCTGCTGAGGGCGCTCCGCCCGTAA
- a CDS encoding acyl-CoA dehydrogenase family protein, whose amino-acid sequence MDFAFDARTEELRGKLLAFMDEHVYPAEKIAEEQRAELASPWDTPAIVDELKAEARKQGLWNLFLPDSEYGAGLTNLQYAPLAEITGRSPHLAPTALNCAAPDTGNMEVLTQFGSDEQKKQWLEPLLAGEIRSAFAMTEPEVASSDATNIRTRIDRDGDEYVINGRKWYISGAMNPDCKIFIVMGKTDPDGEDIRRQQSMILVPRDAPGVQVRRAMQVYGYEDHSHGGHAEVVFDGVRVPATNLIGEEGGGFAIAQARLGPGRIHHCMRLIGMAERAIELMCRRAVSRTAFGKPIAQQGVVQNWIADARVTVEQLRLLVLKTAWLMDTVGNRGAHTEIQAIKIATPRAVVDILDKAVQAHGAGGVSQDFPLAELWASARTLKLADGPDEVHQRSLARRELKKYV is encoded by the coding sequence ATGGACTTCGCATTCGACGCGCGCACCGAAGAGCTCCGCGGCAAACTGCTCGCCTTCATGGACGAGCACGTCTACCCGGCCGAGAAGATCGCGGAGGAGCAGCGCGCCGAGCTCGCCTCCCCCTGGGACACGCCCGCGATCGTGGACGAGCTCAAGGCCGAGGCCCGCAAGCAGGGCCTGTGGAACCTCTTCCTCCCCGACTCCGAGTACGGCGCCGGGCTGACCAACCTCCAGTACGCGCCGCTCGCCGAGATCACCGGCCGCAGCCCGCACCTCGCACCGACGGCGCTGAACTGCGCCGCCCCGGACACCGGCAACATGGAGGTGCTCACCCAGTTCGGCTCGGACGAGCAGAAGAAGCAGTGGCTCGAGCCGCTGCTCGCGGGCGAGATCCGCTCGGCGTTCGCGATGACCGAGCCCGAGGTCGCCTCCTCCGACGCGACGAACATCCGCACCCGCATCGACCGGGACGGCGACGAGTACGTCATCAACGGTCGCAAGTGGTACATCTCCGGCGCCATGAACCCGGACTGCAAGATCTTCATCGTCATGGGCAAGACCGACCCGGACGGCGAGGACATCCGCCGCCAGCAGTCGATGATCCTCGTACCGCGCGACGCCCCCGGCGTGCAGGTGCGACGCGCGATGCAGGTGTACGGCTACGAGGACCACTCCCACGGCGGCCACGCCGAGGTCGTCTTCGACGGTGTGCGGGTCCCCGCGACGAACCTGATCGGCGAGGAGGGCGGCGGCTTCGCGATCGCCCAGGCGCGGCTTGGACCGGGCCGGATCCACCACTGCATGCGGCTGATCGGCATGGCGGAGCGCGCCATCGAGCTGATGTGCCGGCGGGCCGTATCCCGTACCGCCTTCGGCAAGCCGATCGCCCAGCAGGGCGTCGTCCAGAACTGGATCGCGGACGCGCGGGTCACCGTGGAACAGCTGCGGCTGCTGGTGCTGAAGACGGCGTGGCTGATGGACACGGTCGGCAACCGCGGGGCCCACACCGAGATCCAGGCGATCAAGATCGCCACGCCGCGGGCGGTCGTCGACATCCTCGACAAGGCCGTCCAGGCGCACGGCGCGGGCGGCGTCAGCCAGGACTTCCCGCTGGCGGAACTGTGGGCGTCGGCGCGGACGCTGAAGCTCGCGGACGGGCCGGACGAGGTGCATCAGCGGTCGCTGGCGCGGCGGGAGCTGAAGAAGTACGTCTGA
- a CDS encoding phosphotransferase family protein codes for MSSVPPGLDPEPLRGYLDRERPGLVGGPLSARLIQGGRSNLTYAVTDGTTRWVVRRPPLGHVLATAHDMKREHRVISALAPTVVPVPQPVLLCEDESVIGSPFYVMEFVDGTPYRTAEQLAPLGAERTRNAVLSLVDTLVDLHAVDPEAVGLGDFGRPEGFLDRQLRRWGKQLAASRGRDLAGIDELHAALGRELPGSPAATVVHGDYRLDNVLIGDDDRIKAVLDWEMSTLGDPLTDLGLLVMYSKRLELPDSPVSTTAGAAGHPSPAELIERYAERSGRDTSAISWYEAFAWFKLAVILEGIHYRYTLGQTVGAGFDRIGDLVPLFIEHGLTTLQEG; via the coding sequence ATGAGCTCAGTCCCCCCAGGCCTCGATCCCGAGCCGCTGCGCGGTTATCTCGACCGTGAGCGGCCCGGACTGGTGGGCGGACCGCTCAGCGCCCGGCTGATCCAGGGCGGCCGCTCCAACCTCACGTACGCCGTCACCGACGGCACCACCCGGTGGGTCGTGCGCCGGCCGCCGCTCGGCCATGTGCTGGCGACGGCGCACGACATGAAGCGCGAGCACCGGGTCATCAGCGCCCTCGCGCCGACCGTCGTCCCGGTGCCGCAGCCCGTGCTGCTGTGCGAGGACGAATCGGTCATCGGATCGCCGTTCTACGTCATGGAGTTCGTGGACGGCACGCCCTACCGCACCGCGGAGCAGCTGGCCCCGCTCGGTGCGGAGCGCACCAGGAACGCCGTGCTCTCCCTCGTCGACACCCTCGTCGACCTGCACGCCGTCGACCCGGAGGCGGTCGGACTCGGCGACTTCGGCCGGCCGGAAGGTTTCCTCGACCGGCAGCTGCGGCGCTGGGGCAAGCAGCTCGCGGCCTCCCGCGGCCGCGACCTGGCCGGCATCGACGAACTGCACGCCGCGCTCGGGCGCGAGCTGCCCGGCTCCCCCGCCGCCACCGTGGTCCACGGCGACTACCGCCTCGACAACGTCCTGATCGGCGACGACGACCGGATCAAGGCCGTCCTGGACTGGGAGATGTCCACCCTCGGCGACCCGCTGACCGACCTCGGCCTGCTGGTCATGTACAGCAAGCGGCTGGAGCTGCCCGACTCCCCCGTCAGCACCACCGCGGGCGCCGCCGGCCACCCGTCCCCCGCCGAGCTGATCGAGCGGTACGCGGAGCGCTCCGGCCGGGACACCTCGGCGATCTCCTGGTACGAGGCGTTCGCCTGGTTCAAGCTCGCCGTGATCCTCGAGGGCATCCACTACCGCTACACGCTCGGCCAGACCGTCGGCGCCGGATTCGACCGGATCGGCGATCTGGTCCCCCTCTTCATCGAGCACGGCCTCACCACCCTTCAGGAAGGCTGA
- a CDS encoding MBL fold metallo-hydrolase — protein sequence MPATDPYTVRLAPEVHAYVQPDGGWCLNNAGFVSDGASTLLVDTAATERRARALREALLATGAPLPRTVVNTHHHGDHTYGNGVFLPEAVVVGHTSCRSEVLAAGRQLHLIWPQTDFGDIRVAAPTVTYDDRLTVHVGDVEVRLIHPGGVAHTTGDTIVHLPRQGIVFTGDLIFQGGTPFVPMGSLSGSLRALAVLRSLGAETVVPGHGPVTDPSAYEATERYLRFVADLAEKGHAEGRTPLDTARGADLGEFAELRESERLVANLHRAYAELDGLPEGAPLDLAAVFADMAAMNGGAPVACHA from the coding sequence GTGCCTGCCACAGATCCCTACACCGTCCGGCTCGCGCCGGAGGTGCACGCCTACGTCCAGCCCGACGGCGGCTGGTGCCTGAACAACGCGGGCTTCGTCAGCGACGGGGCCTCGACGCTCCTCGTCGACACCGCGGCCACCGAGCGGCGGGCCCGTGCGTTGCGCGAGGCGCTGCTGGCGACGGGCGCACCCCTGCCCCGTACCGTCGTCAACACCCACCACCACGGCGACCACACCTACGGCAACGGGGTCTTCCTGCCGGAGGCCGTGGTCGTCGGGCACACGTCGTGCCGGAGCGAGGTGCTCGCGGCGGGCCGCCAGCTTCACCTGATCTGGCCGCAGACCGACTTCGGGGACATCCGCGTCGCCGCACCGACCGTCACGTACGACGACCGGCTGACGGTCCATGTGGGGGACGTGGAGGTGCGGCTCATCCATCCCGGCGGCGTCGCCCACACCACCGGGGACACGATCGTGCACCTGCCGCGGCAGGGAATCGTCTTCACCGGTGACCTGATCTTCCAGGGCGGCACGCCCTTCGTGCCGATGGGGTCGCTGAGCGGCTCGCTGCGGGCGCTCGCCGTGCTGCGCTCCCTCGGCGCGGAGACCGTGGTGCCGGGCCACGGACCGGTCACCGACCCGTCGGCGTACGAGGCGACGGAGCGTTACCTGCGCTTCGTCGCCGATCTGGCGGAGAAGGGCCACGCCGAGGGGCGGACCCCGCTGGACACGGCACGCGGGGCGGACCTGGGAGAGTTCGCCGAACTGAGGGAGAGCGAACGACTGGTGGCCAATCTGCACCGGGCGTACGCGGAGCTGGACGGACTCCCCGAAGGGGCACCGCTCGACCTCGCCGCGGTGTTCGCGGACATGGCGGCGATGAACGGCGGGGCGCCGGTGGCCTGCCACGCCTGA
- a CDS encoding DUF202 domain-containing protein, whose protein sequence is MTAPPVRDPGLQPERTRLAWRRTTLTCTVVAVLAARQTAQDTALAAGLSVVAWLGFLWAAHRRLRAMDAARPAAMTVRAAVAAAGCVLALVACAVAIVV, encoded by the coding sequence GTGACGGCACCCCCCGTACGCGATCCGGGGCTGCAGCCCGAGCGGACCCGGCTGGCCTGGCGCCGGACCACGCTGACCTGCACGGTGGTGGCGGTCCTCGCCGCCAGGCAGACGGCGCAGGACACGGCGCTCGCGGCGGGGCTGAGCGTGGTGGCCTGGCTGGGATTCCTGTGGGCCGCGCACCGGCGTCTGCGCGCGATGGACGCCGCCAGGCCGGCGGCCATGACGGTGCGCGCGGCGGTCGCGGCGGCCGGGTGCGTGCTGGCACTGGTCGCGTGCGCGGTGGCCATCGTCGTGTGA
- a CDS encoding YidH family protein, giving the protein MSDFLQSLRLWFAPARIREEGETPDYRFSLANERTFLAWIRTALALIGGGFAVDQFLPDLRWGVRAGLALALIGVGAVCAVRAVNHWVRCERAMRRGDDLPVSRFPALLAVVVAVVSLAMVAVVAWGDL; this is encoded by the coding sequence GTGAGCGATTTCCTGCAGAGCCTGCGTCTGTGGTTCGCGCCGGCGCGGATCCGGGAGGAGGGCGAGACGCCCGACTACCGGTTCTCGCTCGCCAACGAGCGGACCTTCCTGGCGTGGATCCGTACGGCGCTCGCGCTCATCGGCGGCGGCTTCGCCGTCGACCAGTTCCTGCCGGACCTGCGCTGGGGTGTACGGGCCGGGCTGGCTCTCGCGCTGATCGGCGTCGGGGCGGTGTGCGCGGTTCGCGCCGTGAACCACTGGGTCCGGTGCGAGCGGGCGATGCGCCGTGGTGACGATCTGCCGGTGTCCCGGTTCCCCGCGCTGCTGGCCGTCGTGGTGGCGGTCGTCTCCCTCGCCATGGTGGCGGTGGTGGCCTGGGGCGACCTGTGA
- a CDS encoding NUDIX hydrolase → MTSVQPAEEILDIVDEHDRVIGQAPRGEAYARGLRHRCAFILVRDAEGRVFVHRRTATKLVFPSMYDMFVGGVVGAGESYDDAALREAQEELGVHGLPRPVPLFKFLYEGDGSPGPSWWSYVYEVRCELPVDPQPEEVDWYGFLTDAELEAGLGTWEWVPDGLAAYERLKAHHRR, encoded by the coding sequence ATGACTTCCGTGCAGCCCGCAGAAGAGATCCTCGACATCGTCGACGAGCACGACCGCGTGATCGGCCAGGCACCGCGCGGCGAGGCGTACGCCCGCGGACTGCGGCACCGGTGCGCTTTCATCCTCGTCAGGGACGCCGAGGGACGCGTCTTCGTGCACCGGCGCACGGCGACGAAGCTCGTCTTCCCCTCGATGTACGACATGTTCGTCGGCGGTGTGGTCGGCGCCGGGGAGAGCTACGACGACGCGGCGCTGCGCGAGGCGCAGGAGGAGCTCGGCGTGCACGGACTCCCCCGCCCCGTACCGCTGTTCAAGTTCCTCTACGAGGGGGACGGCAGCCCCGGCCCCAGCTGGTGGTCGTACGTGTACGAGGTCCGCTGCGAGCTGCCGGTGGATCCGCAGCCGGAGGAGGTCGACTGGTACGGCTTCCTGACGGACGCCGAGCTGGAGGCAGGGCTCGGGACGTGGGAGTGGGTGCCCGACGGGCTGGCCGCGTACGAGCGGCTCAAGGCGCACCACAGGCGCTGA
- a CDS encoding FAD-binding dehydrogenase — MAYDADVIVIGAGLAGLVATAELVDAGRKVVLLDQEPEQSIGGQAHWSFGGLFFVDSPEQRRMRIKDSHALALQDWLGTAGFDREEDRWPRKWAEAYVDFAAGEKRAWLHRQGVRFFPVVGWAERGGYDANGHGNSVPRFHITWGTGPGLVAPFERRVREGVARGLVQLRFRHRVTGLGSSAGSLDTVTGEILEPSDAERGAASSREVTGAFELKAQAVIVTSGGIGGNHDLVRAQWPKRLGTPPRKMLSGVPAHVDGLMLGIAERAGASHINRDRMWHYTEGIENWNPIWAKHGIRILPGPSSIWLDARGRRLPVPLFPGFDTLGTLEHIMRTGHDHTWFVLDRKIIGKEFALSGSEQNPDLTGKSVREVFVRARADVPAPVKAFMDKGVDFVVEKDLGALVRGMNELTGDELIDEAELRRQITARDREVANPFTKDLQVTAIRGARKYLGDKLIRTAAPHRLLDPKAGPLIAVRLRILTRKSLGGLETDLSSRVLDGSGNPLPGLYAAGEAAGFGGGGVHGYRSLEGTFLGGCLFSGRAAGRAAAGAVS; from the coding sequence ATGGCGTACGACGCTGATGTGATCGTGATCGGGGCAGGACTCGCGGGCCTCGTGGCCACGGCCGAACTCGTCGACGCCGGACGGAAGGTCGTCCTTCTCGACCAGGAACCCGAGCAGTCCATCGGAGGGCAGGCCCACTGGTCCTTCGGCGGACTCTTCTTCGTCGACTCCCCCGAGCAGCGCCGTATGCGCATCAAGGACAGTCATGCCCTCGCCCTCCAGGACTGGCTGGGCACCGCCGGGTTCGACCGCGAGGAGGACCGCTGGCCGCGCAAGTGGGCAGAGGCCTACGTCGACTTCGCGGCGGGGGAGAAGCGGGCCTGGCTGCACCGGCAGGGCGTGCGGTTCTTCCCCGTCGTCGGCTGGGCGGAGCGCGGCGGTTACGACGCGAACGGCCACGGCAACTCCGTCCCCCGCTTCCACATCACCTGGGGCACCGGCCCCGGTCTGGTGGCCCCCTTCGAGCGGCGGGTCAGGGAAGGCGTCGCCAGAGGGCTGGTGCAGCTGAGGTTCCGGCACCGGGTCACAGGTCTCGGCAGCAGCGCGGGCAGCCTGGACACCGTCACCGGGGAGATCCTCGAGCCGTCCGACGCGGAGCGCGGCGCCGCGAGCAGCCGCGAGGTCACCGGCGCCTTCGAGCTCAAGGCGCAGGCGGTGATCGTCACTTCGGGCGGCATCGGCGGCAACCACGACCTCGTCCGCGCGCAGTGGCCGAAGCGGCTCGGCACCCCGCCACGGAAGATGCTCTCCGGCGTCCCCGCGCACGTCGACGGGCTGATGCTCGGCATCGCGGAGCGGGCCGGCGCGAGTCACATCAACCGTGACCGGATGTGGCACTACACCGAGGGCATCGAGAACTGGAACCCGATCTGGGCCAAGCACGGCATCCGCATCCTGCCCGGGCCGTCCAGCATCTGGCTGGACGCGCGCGGCCGACGGCTGCCGGTGCCGCTGTTCCCCGGCTTCGACACCCTCGGCACGCTCGAACACATCATGCGCACCGGCCACGATCACACGTGGTTCGTCCTCGACCGGAAGATCATCGGCAAGGAGTTCGCCCTGTCGGGCTCCGAGCAGAATCCCGACCTGACGGGCAAGTCCGTCCGTGAGGTCTTCGTCCGCGCCAGGGCGGACGTGCCCGCACCGGTGAAGGCGTTCATGGACAAGGGCGTCGACTTCGTCGTGGAGAAGGACCTGGGCGCCCTGGTGCGCGGCATGAACGAGCTCACCGGCGACGAGCTGATCGACGAGGCGGAGCTGCGGCGCCAGATCACCGCGCGGGACCGGGAGGTCGCCAACCCGTTCACCAAGGACCTCCAGGTCACGGCCATCCGCGGGGCCCGCAAGTACCTCGGCGACAAGCTGATCCGTACCGCCGCGCCGCACCGGCTGCTGGACCCGAAGGCGGGCCCGCTGATCGCCGTGCGGCTGCGCATCCTGACCCGCAAGTCGCTCGGCGGCCTGGAGACGGACCTGTCGTCGCGGGTCCTGGACGGGTCCGGGAATCCGCTGCCGGGCCTCTACGCCGCGGGCGAGGCGGCGGGCTTCGGCGGCGGCGGGGTCCACGGATACCGGTCCTTGGAGGGCACGTTCCTCGGCGGCTGCCTCTTCTCCGGCCGCGCCGCGGGCCGGGCGGCGGCCGGGGCGGTGTCGTAG
- a CDS encoding molybdopterin-dependent oxidoreductase, with product MLGLGAAGVAAAPYLQRGLENFLGAAADKDPTGLTGLLPNGGGFRYYSVASSVPRRTARTYRLTVDGLVRKPATYTLADLRAMPQTRIVRDVQCVTGWRVPDTPFEGVKLSQLLDAAGVRPEARAIRFTCFDGTYSESLTLTQARRDDVLVALRMQDEPVSHSHGGPVRLYVAPMYFYKSAKWLSGITVTSSVRPGYWEERGYDVDAWVGRSNGRTDTPTV from the coding sequence ATGCTCGGACTCGGCGCCGCCGGCGTCGCCGCCGCGCCCTATCTGCAGCGTGGCCTGGAGAACTTCCTCGGCGCCGCGGCCGACAAGGACCCGACGGGCCTGACCGGGCTGCTGCCGAACGGCGGCGGGTTCCGCTACTACTCGGTCGCCTCTTCCGTTCCCCGCAGGACCGCGCGGACCTACCGTCTCACCGTCGACGGGCTCGTCCGGAAGCCGGCCACGTACACCCTGGCCGACCTCCGGGCCATGCCGCAGACACGGATCGTGCGGGACGTGCAGTGCGTCACCGGATGGCGGGTGCCGGACACGCCCTTCGAGGGCGTGAAGCTCTCGCAGCTCCTGGACGCGGCCGGCGTGCGGCCGGAGGCACGGGCGATCCGGTTCACCTGCTTCGACGGGACCTACAGCGAGAGCCTGACGCTGACGCAGGCGCGGCGGGACGACGTCCTCGTCGCGCTGCGGATGCAGGACGAACCGGTCAGCCACTCGCACGGCGGCCCGGTGCGGCTGTACGTGGCGCCGATGTACTTCTACAAGTCGGCGAAGTGGCTGTCCGGGATCACGGTCACGTCCTCCGTCCGGCCCGGTTACTGGGAGGAGCGGGGCTATGACGTCGACGCCTGGGTCGGCCGGTCCAACGGCCGCACCGACACACCCACCGTCTGA